ATTTGTCGGCGAGAACCCGGAGGAAACGCCCGGTTTACTGGCGATGATTGCGCGGATTTTGGGTAAGCCAGGGGCGATCGTTACAGGCATTGCTTACTTATTTCTGCACTATGCACTGCTGGTGGCTTATGTGGCGGAAGGCGGTGGCATTTTGCTGTCGGCATTGCGGCAGTTGGGTCTGGGGCTGAGTTGGTCGGATGGGATTGGGCAAGGACTATTTACCGCCATCTTTGGCGGGCTTTTGTATCTGGGGCGGGTACAGCTGGTTGAACGACTGAACAGTTTATTTGTGGCGATCGTTGTCGCAACTTTTTTGGGGCTATTGATTTGTTCGGTTGGGCAGGTAGAGATCACGCAATTTGCGCGATATGACTGGGGTGCTGTGCGTCCGGCGATTCCAGTGATGTTGGTGGCGCTGTTTTATCACAATGTGATTCCGGTGATCGTGAAGCAGCTCAAAGGTGATGTGGTGCGAGTGCGTCGATCGATTACCTTCGGTTCGGCGTTGCCGATGCTGATGTTTTTAATATGGAATGCGGTGGTGCTGGGAAGTGCCGCAACGATGGGGAGTGATCCGTTGGCGGTGCTGCGATCCGGCCAGTCTGGTATTGGGTTAGCGGCATTAGTCTCAGTGTTTTCAGAGTTTGCGATCGTCACTTCATTTATTGGGTTTGTCTATGGGTTGGTGGATTTCTGGCGGGATTTGTTGAAGCGTCAGCCGGGAGAGGAGCCCCAGCGGTTACCGTTGTATAGCTTGGTGCTGGGACCAGCGTTCGGATTATCCGTATTGAATCCACAAATTTTTCTGGTGGCGTTGGCTTATGCCGGAACGTTTAGTATTTCGGTGATTGGTGGGATGATTCCAGCGGTGATGGCGGGGAAGCGGCGGATGGAAGAAGAGGCCGTCGTGCGTTTGGTGCCCGGCGGATGGCTGGTTTTGGGTGGAATGATTGTGGGCGCGCTGCTCGTTCTGCTCTGGCGGTAGATATTGTCGATGATGTTGATGAATTGATGCCGAGATATGATGATTGGGGCCTGGCTGGGTGTGGGTTGGTGATCGATTACGTAATCCTAGGGGGCTGATTCCGCCTCAGTCGGCATCCGTAACGCGCCGGTGCCCTGTTGTCTAAAAA
The DNA window shown above is from Romeriopsis navalis LEGE 11480 and carries:
- a CDS encoding amino acid permease → MPIESLTPPTESSTAPTKFSKPIGSILGSTALVAGTTVGAGMLALPSVTQPAGLLPSTLALIGVWLYALISGLLIAEVNLQFVGENPEETPGLLAMIARILGKPGAIVTGIAYLFLHYALLVAYVAEGGGILLSALRQLGLGLSWSDGIGQGLFTAIFGGLLYLGRVQLVERLNSLFVAIVVATFLGLLICSVGQVEITQFARYDWGAVRPAIPVMLVALFYHNVIPVIVKQLKGDVVRVRRSITFGSALPMLMFLIWNAVVLGSAATMGSDPLAVLRSGQSGIGLAALVSVFSEFAIVTSFIGFVYGLVDFWRDLLKRQPGEEPQRLPLYSLVLGPAFGLSVLNPQIFLVALAYAGTFSISVIGGMIPAVMAGKRRMEEEAVVRLVPGGWLVLGGMIVGALLVLLWR